One window of Arvicola amphibius chromosome 6, mArvAmp1.2, whole genome shotgun sequence genomic DNA carries:
- the Ppcs gene encoding phosphopantothenate--cysteine ligase isoform X1, with protein MAEMDLVADMPRPEGAARWAEVMARFAARLGSQGRRVVLVTSGGTKVPLEARAVRFLDNFSSGRRGAASVEVFLAAGYGVLFLYRARSAFPYAHRFPPQAWLSALRPCGPAQSGKLSLEAEENALPGFAAALQSYQEAAAAGTFLAVEFTTLADYLHLLQAAALALNPLGSSAMFYLAAAVSDFYIPVSEMPEHKIHSSGGPLQITMKMVPKMLSPLVKDWAPRAFIVSFKLETDPEIIISRARNALEVYQHQVVVANILESIQSCVVIVTRDSETKLLLSEDEIAKGVVIEEKIVEDLRSRHTAFICGKN; from the exons ATGGCGGAAATGGACCTGGTCGCGGACATGCCGCGGCCCGAGGGTGCTGCGCGCTGGGCCGAGGTTATGGCTCGCTTTGCGGCCAGGCTGGGCTCGCAGGGCCGGCGAGTGGTGTTGGTCACATCAGGAGGCACCAAGGTCCCCCTGGAAGCGCGAGCCGTGCGCTTTCTGGACAACTTCAGTAGCGGGCGACGCGGGGCAGCTTCGGTCGAGGTCTTCCTGGCTGCGGGTTACGGGGTCCTGTTCTTGTACCGAGCGCGCTCGGCCTTCCCCTATGCCCACCGCTTCCCGCCCCAGGCATGGTTGTCGGCCCTGCGGCCTTGTGGCCCAGCCCAGTCGGGGAAACTGAGTCTGGAGGCCGAAGAGAATGCACTCCCGGGCTTTGCTGCAGCATTGCAGAGCTACCAAGAGGCAGCTGCTGCCGGCACCTTCCTGGCCGTGGAGTTCACCACTTTGGCGGACTACCTGCATCTGCTGCAGGCTGCGGCCCTAGCTCTCAACCCGCTAG gctcTTCTGCGATGTTTTACTTGGCTGCGGCAGTGTCTGATTTCTATATTCCTGTCTCCGAAATGCCTGAACACAAGATCCACTCGTCTGGTGGCCCACTGCAG ATAACAATGAAGATGGTGCCGAAAATGCTTTCTCCTCTGGTTAAAGATTGGGCTCCCAGAGCGTTTATAGTTTCCTTTAAGCTGGAAACTGATCCCGAGATTATAATCAGTCGCGCTCGGAATGCTTTGGAAGTTTATCAGCATCAAGTGGTGGTGGCCAATATCCTCGAGTCAATACAGTCCTGTGTGGTTATTGTAACCAGAGACTCGGAAACCAAGTTACTGCTGTCCGAGGATGAAATAGCCAAAGGCGTGGTGATAGAAGAGAAGATAGTGGAAGACCTCAGGTCACGACACACAGCTTTTATATGTGGCAAAAACTGA
- the Ppcs gene encoding phosphopantothenate--cysteine ligase isoform X2, which yields MRMINSVVEITMKMVPKMLSPLVKDWAPRAFIVSFKLETDPEIIISRARNALEVYQHQVVVANILESIQSCVVIVTRDSETKLLLSEDEIAKGVVIEEKIVEDLRSRHTAFICGKN from the exons ATGAGAATGATAAATTCTGTAGTGGAG ATAACAATGAAGATGGTGCCGAAAATGCTTTCTCCTCTGGTTAAAGATTGGGCTCCCAGAGCGTTTATAGTTTCCTTTAAGCTGGAAACTGATCCCGAGATTATAATCAGTCGCGCTCGGAATGCTTTGGAAGTTTATCAGCATCAAGTGGTGGTGGCCAATATCCTCGAGTCAATACAGTCCTGTGTGGTTATTGTAACCAGAGACTCGGAAACCAAGTTACTGCTGTCCGAGGATGAAATAGCCAAAGGCGTGGTGATAGAAGAGAAGATAGTGGAAGACCTCAGGTCACGACACACAGCTTTTATATGTGGCAAAAACTGA